Proteins encoded within one genomic window of Panicum virgatum strain AP13 chromosome 1N, P.virgatum_v5, whole genome shotgun sequence:
- the LOC120657626 gene encoding uncharacterized protein LOC120657626 isoform X1, which produces MNSYPPQLPDSLFINPTPLQESAEEHTETSEPPTNSFLPSMACINTFQSCSIARGAKINTRARGSAGKGSPTFQCRASTFVDASLRLGLDENPEAIISGEWPENFSLLSYDDLRAYLQSQETVQEGNQQVALLSETMSTPVLVATAEQTLEEVECHFEAVSGLPVVDSSLRCVGVVVKNDRNKASHGPKTKIEEVMTSPAITISSDKTVMDAAVLMLKKKIHRLPIVNQDKQVIGIVTRADVLRELEGLLKI; this is translated from the exons ATGAATTCCTATCCACCTCAGCTCCCTGACAGTCTTTTTATAAACCCCACTCCCCTGCAAGAATCTGCAGAAGAACATACAGAAACCAGTGAGCCACCCACCAATAGTTTCCTTCCATCCATGGCATGCATCAACACCTTCCAGAGTTGCTCCATTGCCAGAGGGGCAAAGATCAACACAAGAGCTAGGGGCAGTGCTGGAAAGGGATCACCAACCTTTCAGTGCAGGGCGTCCACTTTCGTTGACGCCAGCCTACGGCTTGGGCTCGACGAGAACCCTGAGGCAATCATCTCAGGCGAGTGGCCTGAGAACTTCTCCCTTCTCAGCTACGATGATCTCCGTGCCTACCTTCAGTCACAGGAGACCGTCCAAGAAGGCAATCAG CAGGTAGCTCTCTTGAGTGAGACCATGTCAACACCTGTGCTAGTGGCCACAGCAGAGCAGACGCTGGAGGAGGTGGAATGCCACTTTGAGGCTGTCTCAGGGCTTCCAGTTGTAGACAGCAGCCTCAGATGTGTTGGGGTGGTCGTCAAGAATGACCGGAACAAAGCTTCGCACGGG CCAAAAACAAAGATTGAAGAAGTAATGACCTCTCCAGCCATCACAATATCATCAGATAAAACAGTGATGG ATGCTGCAGTTCTGATGCTCAAGAAGAAAATTCACAGACTACCAATTGTAAATCAGGATAAACAAGTGATAG GTATAGTTACCCGTGCTGATGTTCTTCGCGAGTTGGAAGGACTGCTGAAGATTTAG
- the LOC120657626 gene encoding uncharacterized protein LOC120657626 isoform X2, translated as MNSYPPQLPDSLFINPTPLQESAEEHTETSEPPTNSFLPSMACINTFQSCSIARGAKINTRARGSAGKGSPTFQCRASTFVDASLRLGLDENPEAIISGEWPENFSLLSYDDLRAYLQSQETVQEGNQVALLSETMSTPVLVATAEQTLEEVECHFEAVSGLPVVDSSLRCVGVVVKNDRNKASHGPKTKIEEVMTSPAITISSDKTVMDAAVLMLKKKIHRLPIVNQDKQVIGIVTRADVLRELEGLLKI; from the exons ATGAATTCCTATCCACCTCAGCTCCCTGACAGTCTTTTTATAAACCCCACTCCCCTGCAAGAATCTGCAGAAGAACATACAGAAACCAGTGAGCCACCCACCAATAGTTTCCTTCCATCCATGGCATGCATCAACACCTTCCAGAGTTGCTCCATTGCCAGAGGGGCAAAGATCAACACAAGAGCTAGGGGCAGTGCTGGAAAGGGATCACCAACCTTTCAGTGCAGGGCGTCCACTTTCGTTGACGCCAGCCTACGGCTTGGGCTCGACGAGAACCCTGAGGCAATCATCTCAGGCGAGTGGCCTGAGAACTTCTCCCTTCTCAGCTACGATGATCTCCGTGCCTACCTTCAGTCACAGGAGACCGTCCAAGAAGGCAATCAG GTAGCTCTCTTGAGTGAGACCATGTCAACACCTGTGCTAGTGGCCACAGCAGAGCAGACGCTGGAGGAGGTGGAATGCCACTTTGAGGCTGTCTCAGGGCTTCCAGTTGTAGACAGCAGCCTCAGATGTGTTGGGGTGGTCGTCAAGAATGACCGGAACAAAGCTTCGCACGGG CCAAAAACAAAGATTGAAGAAGTAATGACCTCTCCAGCCATCACAATATCATCAGATAAAACAGTGATGG ATGCTGCAGTTCTGATGCTCAAGAAGAAAATTCACAGACTACCAATTGTAAATCAGGATAAACAAGTGATAG GTATAGTTACCCGTGCTGATGTTCTTCGCGAGTTGGAAGGACTGCTGAAGATTTAG
- the LOC120657621 gene encoding protein LUTEIN DEFICIENT 5, chloroplastic yields the protein MPVAVLLARKAATQQQRVGAPNPTSSPASSTLIPPLPFLLPPPLVPALSMSLHHCSAATTTPAMAAAPASAGLSSAPPFRLLGSGPSQLRLPQAAACRRRSLLRCAASGGGDGGAGSDPTLEEQRRRQAELAARIASGEFTVQGPGWIAPLVGRLSKLGPPGELAAALLTRLAGAGAARGGPEIPQAVGSINAVVGQAFFVPLYDLFLTYGGIFRLNFGPKSFLIVSDPAIAKHILRENSKAYSKGILAEILEFVMGTGLIPADGEIWRVRRRAIVPALHQKFVTAMIGLFGEASDRLCQKLDKAASDGEDVEMESLFSRLTLDVIGKAVFNYDFDSLSYDNGIVEAVYVTLREAEMRSTSPIPTWEIPIWKDISPRQKKVNEALKLINTTLDELIAVCKRLVEQEDLQFHEEYMNEQDPSILHFLLASGDDVSSKQLRDDLMTMLIAGHETSAAVLTWTFYLLSKYPKVMAKLQDEVDSVLGDGLPTIEDVKKLKYTTRVINESLRLYPQPPVLIRRSLEDDMLGGYPIGRGEDIFISVWNLHHCPKHWDDAEVFNPERWPLEGPNPNEINQNFSYLPFGGGPRKCVGDMFATFETVVATAMLVKRFDFQMAPGAPPVDMTTGATIHTTEGLKMTVTRRTKPPVIPNLEMKVVSDSQEPRLSTPTMVVSAATVASGEDQRELS from the exons ATGCCAGTGGCCGTCCTGCTCGCTCGGAAGGCAGCAACGCAACAACAAAGGGTCGGAGCACCCAACCCCACGTcctcccccgcctcctccaccctcATCCCCCCACTTcctttcctcctccctcctccgcttGTTCCCGCACTTTCCATGTCACTGCACcactgctccgccgccaccacgacgcccgccatggccgccgccccggccagcGCCGGCCTCTCGTCCGCTCCCCCGTTCCGCCTCCTCGGCTCCGGCCCGTCCCAGCTCCGACTCCCTCAAGCTGCTGCCTGCCGCCGTCGTTCGCTACTCCGCTGCGCCGCCTctggcggcggtgatggcggcgccGGTTCCGATCCGACCCTTGAGGAGCagaggcggcgtcaggccgagCTGGCCGCGCGCATTGCGTCCGGCGAGTTCACCGTCCAAGGCCCTGG ATGGATTGCTCCTCTCGTGGGGAGGCTGTCCAAGCTGGGGCCGCCgggggagctcgccgccgcgctgctcacGAGGCTGGCCGGCGCTggtgccgcgcgcggcggcccggaGATTCCGCAGGCGGTGGGATCGATCAACGCGGTCGTGGGCCAGGCGTTCTTCGTCCCCCTGTACGATCTCTTCCTCACCTACGGCGGCATCTTCCGCCTCAACTTTGGGCCTAAG TCATTTCTTATAGTATCTGATCCGGCTATAGCTAAGCACATTCTGAGAGAGAACTCCAAAGCTTATTCCAAG GGAATTCTTGCGGAAATATTGGAGTTTGTCATGGGTACAGGTTTGATCCCAGCTGATGGGGAGATTTGGCGTGTTCGGAGGCGTGCTATTGTTCCCGCATTGCATCAGAAG TTTGTCACTGCAATGATAGGTCTCTTTGGAGAAGCTTCAGATCGGCTCTGCCAGAAATTGGACAAGGCAGCATCCGATGGGGAGGATGTGGAGATGGAATCTTTGTTCTCTCGACTAACGTTAGATGTCATTGGGAAGGCAGTATTCAATTATGACTTTGACTCACTATCTTATGACAATGGGATTGTCGAG GCAGTGTATGTAACACTAAGGGAAGCGGAAATGCGTAGCACTTCTCCTATACCAACTTGGGAAATACCCATATGGAAGGACATCTCCCCAAGGCAGAAGAAGGTCAATGAAGCTCTCAAGTTGATAAATACTACTCTCGATGAACTAATTGCCGTATGCAAG AGACTGGTGGAGCAAGAAGATCTTCAGTTTCACGAAGAATACATGAATGAGCAAGATCCTAGTATTCTTCACTTTCTCTTGGCATCTGGAGATGAT GTCTCCAGTAAGCAACTCCGTGATGATCTAATGACAATGCTCATAGCTGGTCATGAGACCTCTGCAGCGGTCTTGACATGGACATTTTATCTTCTGTCTAAG TATCCAAAAGTAATGGCCAAGCTCCAAGATGAG GTTGATAGTGTTCTAGGTGATGGTTTGCCAACAATTGAGGATGTGAAGAAACTAAAGTACACTACTCGAGTGATTAATGAA tcgttgagatTATATCCGCAGCCACCGGTTTTAATTCGTCGGTCGCTTGAGGATGATATGCTGGGAGGGTACCCAATAGGCCG TGGAGAAGACATTTTTATTTCTGTCTGGAATCTTCACCACTGCCCAAAGCACTGGGATGATGCAGAAGTTTTCAACCCAGAAAGATGGCCTTTGGAAGGACCAAATCCAAATGAGATAAACCAAAATTTCAG TTACTTACCATTTGGTGGTGGACCAAGGAAATGTGTTGGTGACATGTTTGCCACTTTTGAG ACTGTGGTCGCAACAGCAATGCTTGTCAAGCGATTTGACTTTCAGATGGCTCCAGGAGCACCTCCG GTTGATATGACAACTGGAGCAACAATTCACACAACTGAGGGGTTGAAAATGACTGTTACTCGGAGGACAAAGCCACCAGTAATTCCAAACCTGGAGATGAAAGTTGTTTCTGATTCACAAGAACCCAGACTTTCTACTCCAACAATGGTTGTTAGTGCTGCTACTGTTGCTTCGGGAGAAGATCAAAGGGAACTCTCCTGA
- the LOC120657624 gene encoding protein N-lysine methyltransferase METTL21A isoform X2, with product MDHDRLNSPSTSAISLEVMGHRLHISQDPNSKHLGTTVWDASMVFVKFLEKNSRKGRFCPSKMKGKRVIELGAGCGLAGFGMALLGCDVTTTDQVEVLPLLMRNVERNRSWISQSNSDSVAELDWGNKEHIKAVEPPFDYIIGTDVVYSEHLLQPLMETITALSGPKTKILLGYEIRSTTVHEKMMEMWKSNFVVKTVSKSKMDAKYQHPSIYLYMMDPKAPLLTEAGASDNGNEEEEDVLNPGEDEDPGVKSEPCCGSQEASLDDWEIRRCGAMAARLLKDVKL from the exons ATGGACCACGACAG GTTGAATTCACCGAGCACATCGGCTATTTCGCTGGAAGTGATGGGCCACCGGCTACATATTTCACAG GATCCAAACTCCAAGCACCTTGGAACCACAGTCTGGGATGCATCGATGGTGTTTGTCAAGTTCTTG GAAAAGAATAGCAGAAAAGGTCGGTTTTGTCCATCCAAGATGAAAGGAAAAAGGGTGATTGAATTAGGAGCTGGCTGTGGTCTAGCTGGCTTTG GAATGGCCTTGTTGGGTTGTGATGTTACAACAACTGACCAAGTCGAGGTGCTCCCACTGCTTATGAGAAATGTTGAACGTAACAGATCTTGGATTTCACAATCGAACTCTGACTCAG TTGCAGAATTGGACTGGGGGAACAAAGAACATATTAAGGCTGTGGAACCTCCATTTGACTACATCATTGGAACTGACGTT GTTTATTCAGAGCATCTGCTGCAACCTCTAATGGAGACAATTACTGCATTATCTGGtcctaaaacaaaaatattg TTAGGATACGAGATCCGTTCGACCACCGTCCATGAAAAGATGATGGAAATGTGGAAAAGCAATTTTGTTGTGAAAACCGTCTCTAAGTCAAAG ATGGATGCAAAATATCAACATCCTAGCATATATCTCTACATGATGGACCCCAAAGCCCCATTGTTGACTGAGGCTGGCGCTAGCGATAATGGcaacgaggaggaagaggatgttTTGAATCCAGGGGAAGATGAAGATCCTGGAGTGAAGAGTGAACCTTGTTGTGGCTCACAAGAAGCTAGTCTTGATGACTGGGAAATCAGAAGATGCGGGGCTATGGCTGCAAGGCTTCTCAAGGATGTGAAATTGTAA
- the LOC120657624 gene encoding protein N-lysine methyltransferase METTL21A isoform X3 yields MVFVKFLEKNSRKGRFCPSKMKGKRVIELGAGCGLAGFGMALLGCDVTTTDQVEVLPLLMRNVERNRSWISQSNSDSGSIGSITVAELDWGNKEHIKAVEPPFDYIIGTDVVYSEHLLQPLMETITALSGPKTKILLGYEIRSTTVHEKMMEMWKSNFVVKTVSKSKMDAKYQHPSIYLYMMDPKAPLLTEAGASDNGNEEEEDVLNPGEDEDPGVKSEPCCGSQEASLDDWEIRRCGAMAARLLKDVKL; encoded by the exons ATGGTGTTTGTCAAGTTCTTG GAAAAGAATAGCAGAAAAGGTCGGTTTTGTCCATCCAAGATGAAAGGAAAAAGGGTGATTGAATTAGGAGCTGGCTGTGGTCTAGCTGGCTTTG GAATGGCCTTGTTGGGTTGTGATGTTACAACAACTGACCAAGTCGAGGTGCTCCCACTGCTTATGAGAAATGTTGAACGTAACAGATCTTGGATTTCACAATCGAACTCTGACTCAG GTTCCATTGGCTCAATTACAGTTGCAGAATTGGACTGGGGGAACAAAGAACATATTAAGGCTGTGGAACCTCCATTTGACTACATCATTGGAACTGACGTT GTTTATTCAGAGCATCTGCTGCAACCTCTAATGGAGACAATTACTGCATTATCTGGtcctaaaacaaaaatattg TTAGGATACGAGATCCGTTCGACCACCGTCCATGAAAAGATGATGGAAATGTGGAAAAGCAATTTTGTTGTGAAAACCGTCTCTAAGTCAAAG ATGGATGCAAAATATCAACATCCTAGCATATATCTCTACATGATGGACCCCAAAGCCCCATTGTTGACTGAGGCTGGCGCTAGCGATAATGGcaacgaggaggaagaggatgttTTGAATCCAGGGGAAGATGAAGATCCTGGAGTGAAGAGTGAACCTTGTTGTGGCTCACAAGAAGCTAGTCTTGATGACTGGGAAATCAGAAGATGCGGGGCTATGGCTGCAAGGCTTCTCAAGGATGTGAAATTGTAA
- the LOC120657624 gene encoding protein N-lysine methyltransferase METTL21A isoform X1: MDHDRLNSPSTSAISLEVMGHRLHISQDPNSKHLGTTVWDASMVFVKFLEKNSRKGRFCPSKMKGKRVIELGAGCGLAGFGMALLGCDVTTTDQVEVLPLLMRNVERNRSWISQSNSDSGSIGSITVAELDWGNKEHIKAVEPPFDYIIGTDVVYSEHLLQPLMETITALSGPKTKILLGYEIRSTTVHEKMMEMWKSNFVVKTVSKSKMDAKYQHPSIYLYMMDPKAPLLTEAGASDNGNEEEEDVLNPGEDEDPGVKSEPCCGSQEASLDDWEIRRCGAMAARLLKDVKL; the protein is encoded by the exons ATGGACCACGACAG GTTGAATTCACCGAGCACATCGGCTATTTCGCTGGAAGTGATGGGCCACCGGCTACATATTTCACAG GATCCAAACTCCAAGCACCTTGGAACCACAGTCTGGGATGCATCGATGGTGTTTGTCAAGTTCTTG GAAAAGAATAGCAGAAAAGGTCGGTTTTGTCCATCCAAGATGAAAGGAAAAAGGGTGATTGAATTAGGAGCTGGCTGTGGTCTAGCTGGCTTTG GAATGGCCTTGTTGGGTTGTGATGTTACAACAACTGACCAAGTCGAGGTGCTCCCACTGCTTATGAGAAATGTTGAACGTAACAGATCTTGGATTTCACAATCGAACTCTGACTCAG GTTCCATTGGCTCAATTACAGTTGCAGAATTGGACTGGGGGAACAAAGAACATATTAAGGCTGTGGAACCTCCATTTGACTACATCATTGGAACTGACGTT GTTTATTCAGAGCATCTGCTGCAACCTCTAATGGAGACAATTACTGCATTATCTGGtcctaaaacaaaaatattg TTAGGATACGAGATCCGTTCGACCACCGTCCATGAAAAGATGATGGAAATGTGGAAAAGCAATTTTGTTGTGAAAACCGTCTCTAAGTCAAAG ATGGATGCAAAATATCAACATCCTAGCATATATCTCTACATGATGGACCCCAAAGCCCCATTGTTGACTGAGGCTGGCGCTAGCGATAATGGcaacgaggaggaagaggatgttTTGAATCCAGGGGAAGATGAAGATCCTGGAGTGAAGAGTGAACCTTGTTGTGGCTCACAAGAAGCTAGTCTTGATGACTGGGAAATCAGAAGATGCGGGGCTATGGCTGCAAGGCTTCTCAAGGATGTGAAATTGTAA
- the LOC120657622 gene encoding pentatricopeptide repeat-containing protein At2g29760, chloroplastic-like, whose product MRRRTIAAAPGGFLHLSLLASLRRRPSLQAHGQLLLLGLPLPPAAASRLLRPHLRAGHPLASLRLFLRMLRDHQRSATGATASQEQETVPNSHSLSAALAACSRHESPSPGFCIHAFLLKSGFASDIFATNSLLHFYASFGLHSLACKLFDEMPAKDTVSFNTLIDSYVQSGSIDGAFGVFRNMVQGGFRLDGWTITALLGACAELRDLMVAKAVHGVARRALRLKLFNSEQVVIGLVNMYVKCGAVQLARKVFDLSEEKAKGVRIWSVMLSGYARAGEIDVAQRLFDEMPNKDLVAWTVLIGGYVQAGRYNEALRLFEEMEATGLEADEVTVVTVLSACVQHGAIGLAKRLHHHMNQNGLISRNARVATSFVHIYAKHGCIQTAMDVFRGVVDEFKTVELFNAMIHGLAHHGYGEKVISLFDEIEPLGLHPDATTFVGVLCACSRSCLVMQGREMFNSMLDKYGVKPDAKHYACMVDLLGRAGLLDDAYSFIQNMPCEANHVIWSSLLTACKIHGNNKIRKLAEKQILKLDTTYKPEKLSLSGLFSDEKRKAAARVRKVIRRKSEHRQTR is encoded by the coding sequence atgcgccgccgcaccatcgccgccgcgcccggtgGCTTCCTCCACCTTTccctcctcgcctccctccgccgccgcccttctctCCAGGCGCACgggcagctcctcctcctcggcctcccgctcccgcccgccgccgcctcccgcctcctccgcccgcaccTCCGCGCCGGCCACCCGCTCGCCTCCCTCCGCCTATTCCTCCGCATGCTCCGCGACCATCAGCGTTCCGCAaccggcgccaccgcctcccagGAGCAGGAGACCGTCCCCAACTCCCACTCCCTCTCGGCAGCACTCGCGGCCTGCTCCCGCCACGAGTCCCCTTCCCCCGGCTTCTGCATCCACGCCTTCCTCCTCAAATCGGGATTCGCCTCCGACATCTTCGCCACGAACTCGCTCCTCCATTTCTACGCCTCGTTCGGTCTCCACTCCCTAGCGTGCAAGCTGTTTGACGAAATGCCGGCGAAGGACACCGTGTCGTTCAACACTCTAATCGATTCGTACGTGCAGTCTGGAAGTATTGATGGCGCTTTTGGGGTGTTCAGGAATATGGTGCAGGGAGGGTTCCGGCTGGATGGATGGACCATCACAGCGTTGCTGGGCGCATGTGCTGAGTTACGCGATTTGATGGTGGCAAAAGCTGTGCATGGGGTTGCCAGGAGAGCACTGAGGCTGAAATTGTTCAACTCTGAACAGGTAGTGATTGGGTTAGTGAACATGTATGTGAAGTGTGGGGCAGTGCAGCTTGCCAGGAAGGTGTTTGATTTGTCGGAGGAGAAAGCAAAGGGTGTGAGGATTTGGAGTGTAATGTTGTCAGGGTATGCGAGGGCTGGGGAGATCGACGTGGCTCAAAGGTTATTTGATGAGATGCCCAATAAGGATTTGGTTGCATGGACAGTTTTGATTGGTGGATATGTGCAGGCAGGTAGATACAATGAGGCACTTCGGTTGTTTGAGGAGATGGAAGCGACAGGACTTGAGGCTGATGAGGTGACAGTTGTCACAGTGCTTTCAGCTTGTGTCCAGCATGGTGCAATTGGTTTGGCAAAAAGGCTTCATCATCATATGAACCAGAATGGATTGATTAGCAGAAATGCAAGAGTAGCCACCAGTTTCGTGCACATATATGCAAAGCATGGGTGCATACAGACAGCTATGGATGTGTTTCGTGGAGTTGTTGATGAATTCAAGACTGTCGAGTTGTTTAATGCTATGATACATGGACTTGCTCACCATGGTTATGGGGAGAAAGTTATTTCACTTTTTGATGAAATAGAACCACTGGGGCTCCATCCTGATGCGACCACATTTGTGGGTGTCTTGTGTGCATGCAGTCGCAGTTGCTTGGTCATGCAAGGGCGTGAGATGTTCAATTCAATGTTGGACAAGTACGGTGTCAAACCAGATGCCAAGCATTATGCTTGCATGGTTGATCTCCTTGGAAGAGCTGGACTGCTTGACGATGCTTACAGCTTTATCCAAAATATGCCTTGTGAAGCAAATCATGTAATATGGTCATCTCTTCTGACAGCTTGCAAGATCCATGGAAATAACAAGATTAGAAAGCTTGCAGAGAAGCAAATTCTCAAGTTAGATACTACCTACAAGCCTGAAAAGCTATCTTTATCTGGTTTATTTTCTGATGAGAAGAGGAAGGCAGCTGCAAGGGTGAGAAAGGTTATAAGGCGCAAATCTGAGCACAGGCAAACCCGCTAA
- the LOC120657629 gene encoding uncharacterized protein LOC120657629, whose amino-acid sequence MGKKSGRNGGDKDDGGKPAATAFVLRVPMHCRCKGCDDKIRAGVKDLTLHHGIEALDQSALWTKGELRLLSAADPEKLLRRLQKATGKKVDLIAIPKQQAAADKKQAAAEKEAAAMEELLRRSLLQQQQQVLPLPGGAAAWGALQQPGGNGYGYGAAAAYPWGMQVPQPEAYPSSYHYPAAGAWGAYAYPSVAAQGAYGGGGWLGHGAY is encoded by the coding sequence ATGGGCAAGAAGAGTGGCCGCAACGGCGGGGACAAGGACGACGGCGGcaagccggcggcgacggccttcGTGCTCAGGGTGCCCATGCACTGCCGCTGCAAAGGCTGCGACGACAAGATCCGCGCCGGCGTCAAGGACCTCACCCTCCACCACGGCATCGAGGCGCTGGACCAGTCGGCGCTGTGGACCAAGGGCGAGCTGCGGCTGCTGTCCGCGGCGGaccccgagaagctcctccgccgcctgcaAAAGGCCACCGGCAAGAAGGTCGACCTCATCGCCATCCCCAagcagcaggccgccgccgacaAGAAGCAGGCCgctgcagagaaggaggcggccgccatggaggagctgctccgccgcagcctcctgcagcagcagcagcaggtgctgcccctgcccggcggcgccgccgcctggggcgCGCTCCAGCAGCCAGGGGGCAACGGCTACGGCTACGGTGCCGCGGCGGCGTACCCGTGGGGCATGCAGGTGCCGCAGCCGGAGGCCTACCCGTCGTCCTACCActacccggcggccggcgcctggGGCGCGTACGCGTACCCCTCTGTGGCGGCACAGGGagcctacggcggcggcggatggctcGGCCATGGCGCCTACTGA